The DNA window gctgttttgaaaCTTGACAGATATCCCATTTACACCCCTGTTCCAATTCTACTTGAGACTGAGCTCAGaagtttctgttttcctgaacGGGGAAGGACAAACCACTTGGTTCTCACTGTCTCTCTTTATATTGTGTCCAAGGGTTTACTCACGACCAGTTGCCTTTAGTGAACATTGGCCGGACACTCCATGAGGAACCAAACATGTTGAGGGACTTGGAGAAGCAGTCGTTGTAGATGAGGCCCGTGTACGTGGAGAACAGCCCCATCAGCAGGATGATGTATCGACCACTGAACACCATGTTGAACATCTAGTGTAAAAACACAAAAGGAACAAAGGAAGtctattggggtcaccctttattgGGGTAACGTAGATCAGCTTAGCAGCCGTCAAGGAGGCAGAGACggctcaggctgcagtgggatcaGAAGGTTCACCCAAGACAGAAGGACTtgatttttagtaacagcttcacttttatctactcctgtatccaacatgccagcacactattggtcagtggttcacctcacatacatggAGAGATTCTACTGGctacaaggcatccacattaTACAGGGagctctctggtccttaaggatgcactCATTGATCCCCTCAGACCTTAAGAGGTCCACACACATACTGTCATCCCCACAGAAGTCCATGAGAACAGGGAAGGTCCCTCCTAAAGATAAACCAGGGAAATTGGTCTGCTGTAGGACAAACATTGGCCATATGGACTGAGAGCCCAAAGTCTCTTATTTCCCCTTGGCAGGGATTAATGGAGCAAGAGGGAGCACAGCAGCATAGAATCTGGTAACTAGGATAAACAGGCAGTGTGGCTGTCCACAGGGAACATGGGATTAGCTGGAGAGGATAAACTGCACTGCACAGCCTGATGcaacccccagctggcagcGGGAGGTTCCAACCAGGCAGCACAGACCCTGTCAGCCTCCTCCATGCACTGCCAGTGTACCTTAACTCTTGCTCAGCTCCTGTCAGCCCTGAGCAAGGAAAACCCACCTCGAGTAGCAAATAGGAAGAATCCTGGAGACAGGATATTACATGCACAGGAACTGGGAGTTTTGCAGTGACTGAAACCTATTATGAGCCAATTAAATTTGAGGTGATTTGTTTACACCACAGCTAATCTACTACTACTCTTCATAATTTCCTTCACACAAGTGAAAGGAATTATTTCCTATAAATATCTGAAAGAAAACCCAAGGGAACTCAATTTTATTATGGAATTACACTACTCAGTCTATGCTCCTCAGGCTTCCCAGCCTGTCTGTATGTTTCACAAattccaaaagagaaaaaattggcATTGTCAACTCAAGGGGAAAAGGATGCAAGTAAAacaagcagcagctctttgtTTGAAATGCAAAGCTCAGCAGGATCTGTCACTTCACCTCATTGTCACTCTTCTGGGACAGAATCCGGCTTTCCCTCACCACCATCCAGACAGCAATCAGAGTCATCAGGATTCCGTGGCCAAAATCCCCAAACATCACAGCAAACAGGAATGGGAAGGTGATGATGGTGTAGGGTGCTGTAAAGGAAGAGAGATGGGCACTGTGTGTGAGTCAGCCCAGAACTCAGGCAACTTAGCAATATAATTGTCCTGctttccctctgtttctgaAAGCTGTTGAGTCTCTACTAGAAAATACCACACAGGTCAGACAATACAAAGAAACATCGTGACTAAAAATTGAGACAGATGCCTTGGACTGTTCCCAGCCTGAATTTACCTGGATTTATTTCCCGATATGTCCCAATGCCGTAAGCATCAACAATGTTTTGAAAGCCAGAAGTAAACTTATTAGTTTTGTTGTATGTGGGTGGGGTCTGATTAGTCTGCATCCTGTTTAAAATAGACGGGACAGTGGATCCGCTGTGCTCCTGTTTGAAAAGACCAAAAGGAAGATCAGCAACCCCACCCCTGCAGCACCAGAGCACCAAGTCTGACACGGCTTTCCCGCTGGCATTTGGAAAACTGCAAGCTTGCATGTTTGCAGTGTGCTTGCAGAATGAGGaactggagcagctcagggggctgcCAGGATTCCACAGCTCTGCACTTTGTGTTGCAGGAGGAGAAGCACTTGGAGTAAGGGTGAACATTCTCTGCATACAATAGACAAGAAAACTCAGAAAGagctcaattttttttaaaacagcaagTGGAAGAACTTTAAGATACCCAACTCTCTTGTCTATCTGAGCGTAGGGTAAGCTTGCCAACATCTTGGAGAGCTCCTCTATCCAGACACCAGTATGACAAAGCACAGCCAGGGTAACTAAACGTACCAAAGGACTCACACAGCAGAAAATCCTCACCATTCCAGCATTCTCCAGAACTTAAAACTTTTACACAACGTATCTGTTATGACGTTTATGTGCAAGTCATGATTCCTGAACGTTGAATGATTTTCAGAGGCTCACAATTTGGAAGAAACAATGAATCCATGCAATGCTGTCACAGctggcaggcacagcagctACTCACAGTGCCCCTCCTGAGAGCAAACTGTATGGAATCGAGGTCAGCAACAGGACACCAGACTTCAGCAATCAAGCACTTCTGTGTCACGTCGATGTTGCACAGGTTCAGGGTGTGGTAAATCGCCTTCATCTTCCGCACTTTGATGAACCAGACACGGATGTTTTTAGCAGCTGCCTGCAAAACCCTCTGCCGATGATCCTCTGTTTGGTTCAGCACCTTTCAGAGAAGCAAGGAAAAGATGAGGCCCAATGGTTGACCAAAGCTCAAGGTGCACAGACATGACAAGCCTTACCCACAGAGGATGGACGATGAGCCCACTCCTCTACCCCATGCACAGGCTGCCCCATGCCTGCAGTCCATGCTGCAGTCCCCATGCTAATTAGTTCTGCTAAAAGGCTACACACTTTTTCCAGGGGTGCTTTCTGATTactttcctcctccagctccaaggTCACTGGTTGTTTCAAACAATGCACTGTGCCAAGATCACAGGGAACAGTTAAACCTCCACCCAGGTTAAAAGAGCAGAGAAGAGTTCTGCAAGTGAGGGGTTTGCTGCTTTGAGAAAACACAAATTACCCTGAAAACTTGTTTactgaagggaaaaggagaaagtgcTTCCTTCTGAGCGTGTTTTCCAACTGGAATACATCACACTCAGGCCAAGTCAGATTTCCAGAATGGAAAGTCTTAGACTGCAGGGAAAGTGAggacacagcacacacagctttgaATCCTCCAAGTTACATTGATTCTGAGTTCTTGTCTACTTTCAAACTGCTGAACAGCTGTGCTACACAACTCCCACCTTGAGACAGTTTCTGTACCAAGTAAGCAAGCCAAATTGaactctttccttttcatttctgatgTTGTCTTAATTTTTGCCTCAAATCTCTTAAATCTTCCTGCATTATCACATACAGCCTTTCTTCCTTGAAGACATCACCAGGTATTTCAGGGCTGGCACCCAGGTGACCTGGGTGCTGGTTACTTTTTACCAACACTCTGGCTGCTGCACAAAAGATTAGCTGTAAAGCAGAAGCTCTTCAGGACAGCACAACGTGAAAATACGAAGACatgcagaaaaaagaagagctaAGTTAATGTTAGCATTGTTATCTCAGCTTGGAAAGTGTTCAAATGTTATCAAAGTACTTGCAGATGAAACAGGCAATTACAGAACATGCTCTCTGAGCCTTAACACATGGGATCTCCTCACACATGCATGTTCCTCTTTGCTCCCTGGTATGGAGTTCCCTGTACTTACCTGCACAGAATGgactgctcagccctgcagaaagaTCAAACCACCCCATCCCAAACCCTGACACAGAAACAACTGAGCAGCCTCCAAACATCTCTCTTTCACTACTGAGCTGCTGGTCTCAAGCTCCCTGGAGCTGAAAACACAGTCATCTAATAGGGCCAAAAATCCTTCTGTTTTGATAAGACCCAAAGAAGCTTTCAACTATATTactaaagaaaaagagaaaggaagggcaTTGACCCCAGTTATTTTACCATCTGAAGATCATCGATTCTGGTATTGACACCAGAAGCCATTTCCTTCCGCTCCTGGGGTGTTTCTGGGCATGGGTAGAGGGAGGCCCGGAACCTGGAAGGCACAGAAGCACCTCAGTGACAGAGATGGAAAGAAGATAATCTGTCAAGGCTGAGCCTGAGTGCAGGAATAAAGCCAGAGGCACTTCAAGAGAATTTTCTGATCAGCAGagactgccagagctccaggctcTAAATCATGGGAGTGCAGAAGTTTGCTGCAGGCCAAACCAGAAGCCAtgctaaagaaaacagaagtgagaGAGAATCCTctgttccctgtgctcccagtgtgTCAGGGCTGTCACGAGGCTGATCAGCCAGTGCAGGGGAATGCTGTCATgccagtggagctgctgctaGAAGCACTCACTGTTGTCTCCCCTGTGAGAAAACCCCACTGACACAACACCAGGTCTGCCCCAGAGTTCAACCCTCCCTTGGGTTTGGCATTTCCTAGCACAGCAGTTGTGTACTTTGAGCATTACAGGCTGTGGACTGGTGAGTTTGGCTGTAAAATATGTTTCAGCTACTTAGGGCACATTTCATTTGCTGTCTAAGTAtgtgctcctgcagccacagtgAAATAAGTAGTTGAAAAGTTTAAGTTAGGTCAATATGTTTCAAATAGAGCTGCGCAGCTGTCAGACTTTCATACCCTTCACAGATCTTCTTGACTCTGTTCTTCAGCTGGTCACCTTGGAAGAAGATGATAAACACAGACTTGTGCACATAATCCCCCTAGAACAGAGGAAAGAGTTGTAGAAATTACCATGATAGTTAAATGCCAGagctctccctttcctcccGCTGAGTCTGTACATCAGAGCTCAGATCTGCACAGTGGGTCAAGAATGTATCTGAGTAACGCTGAAACAGTCACAAGGAGAGCAATTTTCTCAGCCTCAGTACAGAATAGCTGCACTGTACCTGTGTTTACTGAAGCAAAACGTCCCACATTATCCATTATCAATTCTATGCAATACAACGAAAGGGAAAACCTGGGAAGACCTCCAAAAATAATGGAGatgcaatgaaatatttatcagTACTTAGTGCAGTCAGCTCACCCACAGAATCAAGCCAAAAACTAAAGAGTGAATGACGATAAGGTGAAGGGGAGCTTAAGGACTCAGGGAGGCTGCTGGCACATTCCTTGAACAGCTGTGTCCGTGGGGACAGCCAGGGCCCCTTTCCTGCCTTTGTTGACAAGTTATTGTTCTACCTTACTTAGGAAATTTTAACATAATGTTTCAGGAATAATTACATTAGGTGTAACCTCGATTTAAGGAAGTTGTGCACAATAAGAACAAAGTCTCTCCTAGTAGACACATGATTCCACAGGTCAGCTACCAGTGGTCAGAGGGACAAGAGAACACATCAGCCTTATGTGAGAAAGAGAAGTGTTACTGGACCTCACCTCCTGGGCCTGTGTTCCAGGATAGTCCCCATAGAGCCTTTACTGGGTAAGAGTAAGGGTTCCCCAAGCTTGGGCCAGAGGACACTAGATGTTAAACCAGGCCCAATCACAAGGTTTACTATTTATGTCTGTACTAAAGCCAACAGTTCTCAGGTGAACGTTTAAATTACTAAGcagcaaattaagaaaaaaggacAGGCCCAAGTTCTGAGTAAATGAGCTTCAGATGTGACACACTGCTGAGGTCCCAAAGAGCCTCTTCCAAAGGAGGAGCTCTGCTCATTCCGAACTGCACACAGGAGCTGTTTGGGCCAGAGAAGTCACTAGGCCCTGCTGCAGTCTGTGTTTTGAGTTGTTTTCCCCCATTCAGCAGCATTCTCCATCCAGgctgttattttgttttaataaaacagGAAAGCCTTTGCTGCTGAAGCTCAGAGGCTGCAGTGGGTTCACTACCCAAACATTCACTGCACGGAGCTCACTGAGGGGCAGGGGCTTTGACCTACAGACCCCAGCTCTGAGATCCTGTCACACATCtgaggctcctgctgctgtacCCAACAGTCCCTTTTACCGTCACGGGGTCCTCCAGCGGGTTCTCGATCTCGGCCTGGCGCAGGAACACGTTCCCGCGGCACACGCGCCACAACATGCGCTCGAACGTGGGGATGCGCTCGCGGTTGATCACACCAGCCACGAACCTGCCAGGACACAGCACGGCTGCAAGGGCTGCACCCAAACCAGCCCAGAGCCCACACCCGGCACCCCACGGCAAAGGGCAGGGCAGCATCACACTGAGAGCTACAAAAATCTTGTTTTAACATTAGTTCTTTAAGCAAGATGGAAGGTTCTCCAAATAAATAGAGATAACATAAAACAAACCAACTGCACTATAGCACAGGCttgttttttaacagaattaaataatctttaaaaaaagtaaaaaatcattgcttataaaagaaacaaatgcattCAGATATTCAGTTTCTAGGCTCCATTTTCCAAGGGTTCTGGTACATTGGCTGCAAGGGTTAGAGCAACCACGGCCGCAGTGACTGTACCCCGGGCTTGCACTTGACCTCACCAGCACAAACACCCATGCCCAGATAAAGAATTACACACACAAGGAAGCCTGGAAGCAGTTGATAAAGAGGATATACAACTATGCAGTTATTTCAGAGCATTATGTGCTCACAGCAGTTACGACTTCCAACAAGGCTGTGAGAGCTCAGAATGTCTCAAAACCAACCAGATTTACACAGAACAAACTGGGAGAATTCACTGGTGCAGTGAGAAATGTGTGAAGCACAAACATGAACTGGGAAGTTAATGTGGGcaggacaggagcagagagcaaCAGCTGGTTTTAGATCAGCTTTCATCTGCTTGGGGTGGAAAGTTCCACAGCTGTGATCAAATCATTGCAGATTCCACAGGCTCATAATCCCTAATCCAGCAACCCCAGTGCCAGGTCAGAGCCCAGACTGCCATTACCCGAGTCGGAGTGGGGCACCTCTTCCCATCTCACTTGGCTCCAGCAGTGAAGAGGATTCCTCCAACAGGTCTGGATCCGCCATCTGCTGATGATGCAATTCAGCCTGAATTCACAAATCAATTAATATCTAATGAAACCAGTTAGTGGCATGCAGGGAATGAGGAGCCAGGAGATAGTTGGGGgtgacaaagaaagaaaagaagaaagaaaaggaaaagaaagaacaaacatAAGACAGCAAAAAGAGGAATGCGATGACAGAAAAGACAGCAAGAATCACACATGGAAGGAGAAAAACGAGAGGGAAAGTGGAATGGCTCAGCAGGGCTTTCATACAAGAAAGGTTTGAGGATTGTTGCAACAAAGGGGTTGGGGGACATACAAGTCTGAAGAAAGGcggaattaaaaaaaaaattcaagtctTAAGTGCAAGTGATGTTCCCAAGAACCATTTTTAATGGTACAAACCAGAGAAACACACTTGACTCTCATATTTCCCcagatataaaattaatttatcctTATTCACCATATGTCTCATCACCAGACACACCAGATGGGTTGCTTAGGGCAGGCTGGTGATGTGGTTCATCTCTTGGCCAGCCAGGCATCAGAACAGGACAGTTTTACACTGTCCTTCATTGCAACTCATTTGAATCCTAAAATTCTCAGGAATGCAGCTTTTAAGTCTCAGCAATTCAGGTGAAGGATGCTCAAATCACATCACTCTCATGTACCATCTTCACACTTGTTCAGCCCTGCCTCACTTAGTTCTACCTCTGCAGCTCACATAATTACAGTTCCTGAGCACAACCAGAGGGCCAAAGTCCACCCTCTGGGTACTCAGGAGGTCTTCCCCACAGAGCCATCAAGGGAACTTGCTAAAACACAGTGGAAAGCAGAGTTTGACCCAAGGACACGCCggatgcacacacagcacagccttgcAAAAGTCTGTGGCAAGTGCAGTGactcagctgcagcttctctgttTGGGCAAGAGTTGCATCAGTTTTAGTGAAAATCTCTCCAGCGCTTTACCTGTTTGTTAAATAAAAGTGTTTGCCACATTAAAGAGTTTTTGCAAGGCTGACACCAAATGCAGCTCAACTGCTTGCACACACACTTGCTGAAGCTCACCCACATTACACAAGGCAGGGAGCCCTTCCTTCAGCCTGGAAAGGCAACATCAGCTATTCCTGATTCTTTCAACTTTAAGGAAACTTGTTGCAACATCAAAAGCTGAATGAAAATTTTGCTTCATAGAGGACACAACCAAAATAAGAAAGTTTGgtaccccaaaacaaaacacacagaccAAACATCCTGGTGATTGTTTGGCATCTCGATTTCAGGACACTGAAGAACAGTAAGTTACAATTTTAAGAGGCTTGTATTGTATTTACAGTCATCAGATGCTGTCTGGTAATTTTTTGTGAGGTGCAGCACATTTTAGCAgatgaaacaagaaaaaggaaggacagCACATGTGACAACTTTGGATCCACCCCACCCAAGAGAATTTGTTATGTTTCATGTTGGCCCCCCCTGGGCTACTCGACCTTTATTCAGGACAAGTCCTGCTTAGAGGGGATGGAATTGCAAAACAAACCAGTTCAGAATAAATGTGGATTAGACCAGTTTTACTAAAATACTGAGACTATGTTGAAATTGAAGAACTATCCAGCTCCAATGCAGGAAAACAGGGTTCTGGGAAATCTACTTTGAATATGAGTTTTTGCCAGTACTGAATGAAATGTCAGAGTTATTGTGGAGTATTTTTTAACTACATCAGGTCATTCAGGATTGGAATCCCCCCCAGTATTTCCATGCCAGTAATCAAGAAGCAGAGCTTTTCCTGTTGAACCTTATTGATCCCCTGATCAGCACCCTTAATCTCAGAAAGGTTTATTTTCCCCACTGTTGATTCCAGTCCTGCCCTGTAACAGCTCTGGAGCCCAACACAACCTGATACAATTCAAGCCCCTTCCAGGTCACAAATAGCACAAAAAACAATCAATTTTCACAAGAACTTAAAAGGATTCATGTCACCATCTAACAATTAACCCAGAGCCAGACAGAAGTGACAGATGCAAAGCAAATAGAGAAAAGCAGATGGCAGAAGAGTCAGAGGGAGAAGAGGGGACTGCATGCCATTAACCGTTACTTTTCCAGTCTTCTTTTACGCTCACACTCAAGGCAAAGCTCTCAGAGAAATCTCTCCAGCTCATACTGTTCTTCATAAGCAAAGACAAGAAGACTGAGAAAAGGAGCATAATCATCAACATGGTGTGTTGGAACAAGAAATGGCTGCCTGGGCTGGAACgggaagaaaaagggaacattttgccaccctccctccccctgtGCTCAAACTCTGGAGAGCGACCACCAAGCATGAAGGAATTTGGAGAGCCAGCCATTTCTTGTGCAACTCATTACTGTGAATTACATAATCTTAATTACAAGTTATTGAAGTCTTCAAGTGTTGAAGGTGCAGTgcagtggcagcacagggaaagggagtgTTGGCCACTCTGGGATGGTGAGCAGAGGCACCCAGGGCTGCTCGGGGCTCTCACTGGGCTGTTTGCTGAGCACAGCGTGGACTGAGACAGCTTTACATTGTCCACACTCGTGTTTTTGGGCATCACCCATGAGCTGTTCAGTTTGCTttcacacagagcagcacatgcTATTTGGTGTATTTTGTTTCATCACTACACAACACAGTCATCAAAGAGGAGCAGAACATACCTAAGCTCTCTGTGGCCCGTCCATGTAAGGGTGAGATGAGCTCCCTTCTGTGGGTGACCTGACATGGACTGtttaggaaattaattttgtccTTTAAACTCAGTATGATCAAACTGCACttgaagaaaagcagagggCAGTTCTCACCAGAGGGGACAGTAATTaacaaggccaggttggatggggcttggagcaacctattctagtggaagttgtcccttcctgtggcagggggtggaagagggtgagctttaaggtcccacccaacccaaaccaggctGGGATTCATTCTCAATATAAATGTGCTCAGCAAAGTACTTGGTTTTACTTAATACTCAGGACAGGCAGTAGCACCTTAACACAGTAAAGTAATGGATCATCATATTAATAAAGTGTCCCTTGGACAAACAGGAAGTGAACATTCAACACTTGAAGATGAGGGTTTTTTGTACTGAGATCAACCCCACAACCCATCAACCCTCACACCAGCAGCACTCTCTGTGTCAGCACTGACTACACTGCTGGTGGCACAGGACCAACCTTGGTGCCTGAACAGGCAGCATCTTGTGCCAAAATATCAACCCCAAACCGTGAGATAAACAGCCTGAGTGTGCAGGGGCCCAACTCCTCCTGACAACAGTCCTTGGAAACACCAAGAGCCACTTCTGTTAAGAACTCTTTGATCAAATCCTGGTATCACAGGAAACAGGACATCTCTTTGGCAAAAACATACAGGAGCTCCCTGAGAAAACTGCCTAGACAAGGAAGGGTTGTGTCTTCTTCCAAGCAGAACTTACGTTGGTGCCATGAATGACATTGGGGAAGCTCCTCTCAGGCCCAGTGAGACCTGCCAGGTCCTGGCCCAGCTGTTATTGACAAAATGTCAAAGACTTTAAATGGCAGCTTTGCTCCTCAACTGGCCCCTGAAAGCTTCAGGGTTTGATCAAAGGCTCAATTCATTAATTAATCTACTACCTCAGTGTACTTTGTGTTCTGACCCTGATGAGTCTCCACGTAACACTCCAACGGCTGAAGAGAAGTTGGGCTCAGCCACAACCCCCCTGCACGTGCACCCAGAGATTCCTCCCAGCAGGGACAGTGCTCACTGCAGCTCCACATTCTGGGGTGTTGATGTGCTTTACAACTGCTCAGGTCTTAATCATTTTACACAATTCTTAAACAAACCATTGCTTTACCAGAATaaccccaaaccagcaccaAGGAGGTAAATCATGGGTGGCTGTGTGTTCtacatgaaaaatggaaaacaacttGAGAAGCTTTCTTAAACAAAGCATAAAATGACCCTGCTGCCAAAAGCCAGCAAAGAAAATATATCTGAGAATAAAAATGGTAATTTCTAAGAGAAGAACCAGCTCCCCAGGTGTTACCCCCCAGGTATTCTGACCTCATCAAAGAACTGCTGAGTTTTACGCAGTATAAATTTTAATTCTGTCAGCTCCAAGAAGTTTCTCTTCAGAGCCTCCTGGTTGGTGTTGATTTCTTTAAGCTCGTTTTCAATTTTCTCAAAGTTTGCCTGCAAGatgtgaaaaagagaaggaaaaggaacttCAAGCATAGCCATAAATAAGTGCTGTTCAGCCTCTGTGAACACACAGAAGCCAATGAGATCCTTCACACCTCCACCTAATTGTTATGGAATTGCAGGTGTGTCCCCAGAGTGCTGTGGCACAGACCCAGATCTGTCACATTCTTTTCAGGCAACTGCAGACTTCTCACACTCAGCCAGTCCTTTATGGGCTGGACTGATGCAGTTTCTTAAAATCATTAAAACCTTGATAAAACTTTATGACCCACCACCACAAATTGTGTAGTTCCAGCAGTTTTTGACTCACTTTGACAGTGAAATCCCTGTTAAGTACTCTCACTTCTGTTTGGATAAACACAGAAACCACAGAGCTCTGAGTCACACGGGTGGCAGTgtgagctggcagtgccacatgcagggacagctggggacagagcccatgcccctctgctgcccagtgctgtgggaaTCAACCACTGGGGACAGGACTCCCTGTTTCCATCCAGAGTCAAATACTAATTGACTCTTAGCACATCTTTACCTCCAGGTCAATCATGTCCCGTGGAAAAGGAACCTCTGGGTTTTCGCCGGTGTCCATGATTGGaatatttgcctttttaatCTCCTTCTCCACAAACCCTGTGCAAACATGAGCAAGTGTTACCTACAGACATTTCAGTGTCACCCCAGCCTGCACCTGGCCCCACACGTCCTTTCACCTCCAAGACCAAGACGACCTGATCTGGTCAGAGTTACCTTTTCAGGAGGTGAATCCCGTGCCCTCCCCgctctgcccccagcactgccctgcagctTCAGCCTGCCCTGAGTCGGCTCTGCAGCAAAACCTGCAGCGTcagagccccctcagcccccgcGGGAACCTACGGAGCTTGCGGTCCATCTCCTCACACCTCCGGACCTCATTGACGAATTTTCGGTGGAACACGTTCACGTCGGGGTTCAGCTGCGGGGAGAGAGGCGGGGCTCaggcccgcccggcccggggggTGCccgcgggggcgggcggggggcccGGCGGGCCGGGGGACACTCACGTCGCGGAACTGGACCTTGCCCAGCTCGCCCAGCTCGCTGACACAGCAATACGCGGCCTCGGACTGCAGGAACAGCTGGGCCAGGGTCATCTCCTCGCTGCGGAACAGCTCCCCCATGGcggcgccgctcccgccgcggcCTCTGCGGGGACGGCCGTGACAACCGGGGCGGGGAAGCGACCGGGGCCGCCACAACCCGGGGCGGGGCCCAAACgctcccgtcccgtcccgtcccgccgGCCCCGGTACCACCACCCCCGGCAGCCCCGTCGCCTGTACCCCCGTCCCCGGTACGAACTTCCCCTCCCCCGGTACCAGGCCCCGGTACCCCCGGTACCCATTGCCCCCGGTACCCTTCCCCCCGGTACCCCGGTACCCCCCGGTACCCCCCGTACCCTTCACCCCCCGGTACCCCCGTACCCTCCCCCCCGGTATCCCCGTACCCTTCCCCCCGGTACCCCCGTACCCTTCCCCCCGGTACCCCCGTACCCTTCCCCCCGGTACCCCCCGTACCCTTCACCCCCCGGTACCCCCGTACCCTTCACCCCCCGGTACCCCCGTACCCTTCACCCCCGGTACCCCCGTACCCTTCCCCCCGGTACCCGCCGCTCCGCCGCCTCCCGCTGACCCGCTCCGGCTCCCGGCCGTGACGTCACCGCAGCGCGCCCGCGGCGTCGTCACGCGCACGTCTCCTGGCGACGGCGCGAGAGCGCGCCCAGGAAGTGACGCAGAAATGCGGAGGGGGCGGAGCCGTGGGCGATGACGTCACGGACGGGGCAGTGACGCGCGGTGACGTTGTACAGATAATCACGGGTTAAACCAAAGGCTCATCATTCGAGCAATATGAGTAAAGCCGAACAAGTGAGACCATTACAAGGGAAGAGAAATTACAGTTCTGCCTAAGGAAGGATGTGGGACTAGAGAacattctgtgtgtgtgaaacGCGGGACTGGGAGTGTCACTGAGCAGCGCTGGGACAGGGGTGTGGGGCTGCCCGGAACCCACACACTGCCCTGGCCGGGCCTGGCACCACTGACAGGGGCTGTCCTCGGGATACGGCTCAgagccccctctgtgcccctccgagcccctctgagccccctctgtgcccctcagagccccctctgtgcccctctgagccccctctgagcccctctgagccccctctgagccccctctgtgcccctccgagccccctctgagccccctctgagcccctctgagccccctctgagccccctctgtgcccctccgagccccctctgagccccctctgagccccctctgtgccccctccgagccccctctgagccccctctgagccccctctgagcccctctgagccccctctgagccccctctgagcccctctgagccccctctgagcccctctgagccccctctgagcccactctgtgcccctctgagccccctctgagcc is part of the Pithys albifrons albifrons isolate INPA30051 chromosome 25, PitAlb_v1, whole genome shotgun sequence genome and encodes:
- the ATP6V0A1 gene encoding V-type proton ATPase 116 kDa subunit a 1 isoform X2, with the protein product MGELFRSEEMTLAQLFLQSEAAYCCVSELGELGKVQFRDLNPDVNVFHRKFVNEVRRCEEMDRKLRFVEKEIKKANIPIMDTGENPEVPFPRDMIDLEANFEKIENELKEINTNQEALKRNFLELTELKFILRKTQQFFDEAELHHQQMADPDLLEESSSLLEPSEMGRGAPLRLGFVAGVINRERIPTFERMLWRVCRGNVFLRQAEIENPLEDPVTGDYVHKSVFIIFFQGDQLKNRVKKICEGFRASLYPCPETPQERKEMASGVNTRIDDLQMVLNQTEDHRQRVLQAAAKNIRVWFIKVRKMKAIYHTLNLCNIDVTQKCLIAEVWCPVADLDSIQFALRRGTEHSGSTVPSILNRMQTNQTPPTYNKTNKFTSGFQNIVDAYGIGTYREINPAPYTIITFPFLFAVMFGDFGHGILMTLIAVWMVVRESRILSQKSDNEMFNMVFSGRYIILLMGLFSTYTGLIYNDCFSKSLNMFGSSWSVRPMFTKGNWSDALLETTPLLQLDPAIPGVFGGPYPFGIDPIWNIASNKLAFLNSFKMKMSVILGIFQMLFGVALSLLNHIYFKKPLNIYLGFIPEMIFMSSLFGYLVILIFYKWTAYDAHTSKEAPSLLIHFINMFLFSYEDTSNKMLYSGQKGLQCFLVVVALLCVPWMLVAKPLVLRQQYLRRKHLGTHNFGGIRVGNGPTEEDAEIIQHDQLSTHSEEGEEFDFGDTVVYQAIHTIEYCLGCISNTASYLRLWALSLAHAQLSEVLWTMVIHIGLSVRSLGGGLGLFFIFAAFATLTVAILLVMEGLSAFLHALRLHWIEFQNKFYTGTGFKFLPFSFDTIREGRFDD